From Advenella kashmirensis WT001, the proteins below share one genomic window:
- a CDS encoding single-stranded DNA-binding protein, with the protein MSAYINEITVMGNLGKDPELRYFANGTASLRISIATPDQWTDKETGEVKESTQWHTASLLGNQAEIVAKYMKKGDKIWIRGPLQTKIYSDERTGMDRLSVMVKVQDMKMIHTKIRHDEKPEGPADVAEQAQKSDSAQATAVSPLEQFS; encoded by the coding sequence ATGTCTGCCTACATCAATGAAATTACCGTCATGGGCAATTTGGGCAAAGACCCGGAACTGCGATATTTCGCCAACGGAACAGCCAGTTTGCGTATTTCCATTGCGACCCCTGACCAATGGACCGACAAAGAAACGGGTGAAGTTAAAGAATCCACACAATGGCATACCGCATCGCTGCTTGGCAACCAGGCTGAAATCGTAGCCAAGTACATGAAAAAGGGCGACAAGATCTGGATTCGTGGCCCGCTGCAAACAAAGATTTACTCGGATGAACGCACCGGAATGGATCGCTTATCTGTCATGGTCAAAGTTCAGGATATGAAAATGATTCATACCAAGATCCGGCACGATGAAAAGCCAGAAGGTCCAGCTGATGTAGCTGAACAGGCGCAGAAGTCTGATTCTGCTCAAGCGACGGCAGTTAGCCCGCTTGAGCAGTTCAGTTAA
- a CDS encoding type IV secretory system conjugative DNA transfer family protein, whose product MKKAMIWLAALVACTLVFAVIGQYVGSLVFIRFAKAPIDPGIYVLWDLYKNTQGGGIWSLWQYKVAVVFSVLIALLPIIAGIGAFFSGPKRELHGSARFATPGEIAKAGLLNDSHESPDIIIGKYKGKYLRWGGNQFAFLAAPPRSGKGVGIVIPNCLHYRDSLVVFDPKLENYEITAGYREAHGQEVYLLHLSTDQFRSHRWNPLSYVKRDPDFAPGGAFSIAYILYPTSGNMSGNSIFFNEMAQKLFVGLCLYLIETENETGVIPSMPALLKLATPADGQSLADWIKETVKTTPLSDACKTNMLSYVPSAGGQTGSGIISNFMAPLSVFSDPVVAGVTSGDDFDLRDVRRKRMSIYVGVNPNDFSRFGRLINLFFSQLISVNTDQLPQQNPDLKYQCLLMIDEAAAMGKVDIIETSAAYIAGYELRLLMIFQNRPQMNNLYGVDGAQSLLGNFDCQMIFATRDNKDAQEYSEIIGYETVHSKNRNTGKGGRSISEAFGDGAGQRRAVMLPQEIKAMPKTDCVINMPGMNTIYAKKVRYYDDPIFKQRLGYPQPMVPKFERPSAANGKAAAGSTLEDVPAQELDATDLNRVANKDALMQTVIAGLCAEDSPPEYLADLKLAVEKAWQGSGTRAFEQVLGNT is encoded by the coding sequence ATGAAAAAAGCCATGATTTGGTTGGCGGCGTTGGTTGCCTGCACTCTGGTATTTGCTGTCATCGGGCAGTACGTGGGTAGCCTAGTCTTTATACGCTTTGCTAAGGCCCCGATCGATCCCGGCATCTATGTGTTGTGGGATCTGTATAAGAATACGCAAGGCGGTGGAATTTGGAGCCTTTGGCAATATAAGGTGGCAGTGGTTTTCAGTGTTCTGATTGCACTGCTCCCGATAATTGCTGGCATTGGTGCATTTTTTTCCGGCCCCAAGCGAGAATTACATGGTTCGGCCAGGTTCGCCACGCCAGGCGAGATTGCGAAGGCTGGGTTGCTAAATGACTCGCACGAAAGCCCCGACATTATTATCGGTAAATACAAGGGCAAGTATCTGCGCTGGGGCGGCAACCAGTTTGCGTTTCTGGCCGCGCCGCCTCGGTCGGGCAAGGGTGTGGGTATTGTCATCCCTAACTGCTTACACTATCGCGATAGCCTGGTCGTGTTTGATCCCAAGCTGGAAAACTATGAAATCACGGCTGGCTATCGGGAAGCGCACGGCCAAGAAGTGTATTTACTGCATCTGAGCACCGACCAATTCAGAAGTCATCGCTGGAATCCGCTTTCCTACGTGAAGCGAGATCCAGATTTTGCGCCGGGTGGGGCGTTTTCAATTGCATATATTCTGTATCCGACCTCGGGCAATATGTCAGGCAACAGCATATTTTTCAATGAAATGGCGCAAAAGCTCTTTGTTGGCCTTTGTCTATATTTGATCGAGACAGAAAATGAAACCGGGGTGATTCCCTCAATGCCTGCTTTGTTAAAGCTGGCAACACCCGCAGACGGGCAATCTCTGGCCGATTGGATTAAAGAGACAGTAAAAACAACACCGTTAAGCGATGCCTGCAAAACTAACATGTTGAGCTACGTGCCAAGTGCTGGCGGACAGACCGGCTCGGGCATCATTTCCAACTTTATGGCTCCACTATCGGTATTTTCGGATCCGGTGGTAGCAGGCGTTACCAGTGGGGATGATTTCGATTTGCGCGATGTGCGCCGTAAGCGCATGAGTATCTATGTTGGGGTCAATCCTAACGATTTTTCCCGGTTTGGACGTTTGATTAATCTGTTTTTTAGCCAGTTGATCAGCGTGAACACGGATCAATTGCCCCAGCAGAACCCTGATCTGAAATATCAATGTCTTCTCATGATAGATGAAGCTGCCGCGATGGGAAAAGTGGACATTATCGAGACTTCCGCTGCATACATTGCTGGCTATGAGCTGCGCTTACTCATGATCTTTCAGAACAGACCCCAGATGAACAATCTCTATGGCGTGGACGGGGCGCAATCGTTGCTGGGCAATTTTGATTGTCAGATGATTTTTGCTACCAGGGATAACAAGGATGCGCAGGAATATTCGGAAATCATAGGCTATGAAACCGTACATTCCAAAAATCGCAATACCGGCAAGGGTGGTCGCAGCATTTCCGAAGCGTTCGGTGATGGGGCGGGGCAGCGCAGGGCGGTGATGTTACCCCAAGAAATCAAGGCCATGCCCAAGACCGATTGCGTCATTAACATGCCTGGCATGAACACGATCTATGCCAAGAAGGTGCGTTATTACGACGATCCGATATTTAAGCAACGCCTGGGCTACCCGCAGCCAATGGTGCCTAAATTTGAACGTCCCTCGGCAGCCAATGGCAAAGCTGCAGCCGGTTCAACTCTTGAGGACGTACCAGCGCAGGAGCTGGATGCTACGGATTTAAACAGAGTAGCGAACAAGGACGCATTGATGCAAACCGTCATTGCAGGGCTGTGTGC